In a genomic window of Chrysiogenia bacterium:
- a CDS encoding alpha/beta hydrolase: TRERMKGYLLPHPDYASRAGILKFPREIPMSPWHHNVKFLAEIGNGLEGWEVPTQIIWGMKDPAFNVKFARRFEQLLPGHAPTVEIPNASHFLQEDTPEPIIAAIRKFFGV, translated from the coding sequence ACCCGAGAGCGGATGAAGGGCTATCTGCTGCCCCACCCCGACTACGCCTCGCGCGCGGGCATCCTGAAGTTCCCGCGTGAGATTCCCATGAGTCCCTGGCACCACAACGTGAAGTTTCTCGCCGAGATTGGCAATGGCCTCGAGGGCTGGGAGGTGCCGACCCAGATCATCTGGGGGATGAAAGACCCGGCCTTCAATGTGAAGTTCGCCCGGCGCTTTGAGCAGCTCCTTCCGGGTCACGCGCCCACCGTGGAGATCCCCAACGCCTCGCACTTCCTGCAGGAAGACACCCCCGAGCCGATCATCGCGGCCATCCGCAAATTCTTTGGCGTTTAG
- a CDS encoding DUF58 domain-containing protein, which yields MELAASSEPKPGLLSRALSRVWRWLRPPRRVRPTKAGWAFLGILWAIFFAALNSGNNLLYLILALLFALISVSGLFSEYSIRPVRLTLEFPRAVTAGEPFHFLTVLENTSKRRAAYLLSCDPAQLQTKGRLELTGPQWTAYLAPSGDRAGKGESRVNLWQELTAPKRGVLDLEEVYLATRGPFGLFDRRKRIACGAQIFVLPRAHKYDNEEIAGPVGTGTQLRKVAGQGYDLRHIRDYQQGEEARRIAWRPSARAGKLLVRENEDETVRRVRIALASAVGETMVERQASVARYVCEDLLSRGYQVRLEVPGAPLPESYAASDDELLEQLLPLARWHGTGAAPVISAEDSRVPVLRVLAGGRVESAPA from the coding sequence ATGGAACTTGCAGCATCCAGTGAACCCAAGCCGGGCCTGCTCTCGCGCGCTCTTTCGCGGGTGTGGCGCTGGCTGCGTCCGCCGCGGCGGGTGCGGCCGACCAAAGCGGGATGGGCATTTCTTGGGATTCTCTGGGCGATCTTCTTCGCCGCGCTCAACTCGGGCAACAACCTGCTCTATCTCATCCTCGCGCTGCTCTTTGCGCTGATCTCGGTCTCGGGACTGTTCTCGGAATACTCGATCCGGCCGGTGCGGCTCACGCTCGAATTCCCCCGCGCGGTCACCGCCGGCGAGCCTTTCCACTTTCTCACGGTCCTCGAAAACACCAGCAAGCGCCGCGCGGCCTACCTGCTCTCGTGCGATCCCGCGCAGCTCCAGACCAAAGGACGGCTTGAGCTGACCGGCCCGCAATGGACTGCCTACCTCGCGCCCTCTGGAGATAGAGCCGGCAAGGGTGAGAGCCGGGTGAACCTGTGGCAGGAACTCACGGCGCCAAAACGCGGCGTGCTCGATCTCGAGGAAGTCTACCTGGCCACGCGCGGGCCCTTCGGGCTCTTCGATCGCAGGAAGCGCATTGCCTGTGGGGCGCAGATCTTCGTGTTGCCGCGCGCGCACAAATACGACAACGAAGAAATTGCCGGGCCGGTTGGAACCGGAACGCAGCTTCGCAAGGTCGCCGGCCAGGGCTACGACCTGCGCCACATCCGCGACTACCAGCAGGGCGAGGAGGCGCGCCGCATTGCCTGGCGCCCTTCCGCGCGCGCGGGCAAGCTACTTGTGCGGGAGAACGAGGACGAGACCGTGCGCCGCGTGCGCATCGCGCTTGCGAGCGCTGTGGGCGAGACCATGGTCGAGCGGCAGGCCAGCGTCGCGCGCTACGTGTGCGAGGACCTGCTCTCGCGCGGCTACCAGGTGCGCCTCGAAGTCCCCGGTGCGCCCCTGCCTGAGAGCTATGCCGCGAGCGATGATGAGCTGCTCGAACAGCTCCTGCCGCTGGCGCGCTGGCACGGCACCGGCGCGGCGCCTGTCATCAGCGCCGAGGACTCCCGCGTGCCGGTGCTGCGCGTGCTGGCCGGCGGGCGCGTCGAGAGTGCACCGGCATAG